A stretch of Lepisosteus oculatus isolate fLepOcu1 chromosome 11, fLepOcu1.hap2, whole genome shotgun sequence DNA encodes these proteins:
- the rps14 gene encoding small ribosomal subunit protein uS11 produces MAPRKGKEKKEEQVISLGPQVAEGENVFGVCHIFASFNDTFVHVTDLSGKETICRVTGGMKVKADRDESSPYAAMLAAQDVAQRCKELGITALHIKLRATGGNRTKTPGPGAQSALRALARSGMKIGRIEDVTPIPSDSTRRKGGRRGRRL; encoded by the exons ATGGCTCCTCGTAAGGGTAAGGAAAAGAAGGAAGAACAGGTGATCAGCCTGGGACCTCAGGTCGCCGAGGGTGAAAATGTCTTTGGAGTCTGCCACATTTTCGCTTCCTTCAACGATACCTTCGTTCATGTCACCGACCTGTCgggcaa GGAGACGATCTGCCGTGTGACGGGTGGTATGAAGGTGAAGGCCGACAGAGACGAGTCTTCTCCCTATGCTGCTATGCTGGCAGCTCAGGATGTGGCCCAGAGGTGCAAGGAGCTGGGGATCACTGCCCTGCACATCAAGCTGCGTGCCACTGGAGGGAACAG AACTAAGACTCCAGGACCTGGTGCACAGTCTGCCCTCAGAGCTCTGGCTCGTTCTGGCATGAAGATCGGCCGTATCG AGGATGTCACCCCAATTCCATCAGACAGCACCCGCCGAAAGGGTGGACGCCGTGGACGACGTCTGTaa